A region from the Streptomyces sp. 3214.6 genome encodes:
- a CDS encoding acetoacetate--CoA ligase: MSTVNPEPLWRPDPQRIARAQVAKFQTWAAEQHGAPSEGGYPALHRWSVDELETFWKAVTQWFDVRFSTPYARVLGDRAMPGAQWFPGATLNYAEHALRAAATRPAEPALLYVDETHEPSPVTWSELRRQVGSLAAELRALGVRPGDRVSGYLPNVPQAVVALLATAAVGGVWTSCAPDFGARSVLDRFQQVEPVVLFTVDGYRYGGKEHDRRDVVAELRAGLPTLRAVIHIPLLRTEPPQGALDWSALTAADEEPVFEPVPFDHPLWVLYSSGTTGLPKAIVHSQGGILVEHLKQLGLHCDLGPEDRFFWYTSTGWMMWNFLVSGLLTGTTIVLYDGSPGYPDTGAQWRIAERTGATLYGTSAAYVMACRKAEVHPARAFDLSRVQCVATTGSPLPPDGFRWLHDEVRDDLWIASVSGGTDVCSCFAGAVPTLPVHTGELQAPCLGTDLQSWDPNGHPVIDEVGELVVTNPMPSMPVRFWNDPDGSRYHDSYFDTYPGVWRHGDWITVTSRGSLVIHGRSDSTLNRQGVRMGSADIYEVVERLSEIKESLVIGIEQADGGYWMPLFVHLAPGAVLDEALLGLIKQSIREHLSPRHVPDEVIEVPGIPHTLTGKRIEVPVKRLLQGTPLEKAVNPGSVDNLELLHFYEDLARKRV, translated from the coding sequence TCCAGACCTGGGCGGCCGAGCAGCACGGGGCCCCTTCCGAAGGCGGCTATCCGGCACTGCACCGCTGGTCCGTCGACGAGCTGGAGACGTTCTGGAAAGCCGTCACGCAGTGGTTCGACGTACGGTTTTCGACACCCTACGCGCGCGTGCTGGGCGATCGCGCCATGCCCGGCGCCCAGTGGTTCCCCGGAGCGACGCTGAACTACGCCGAGCACGCCCTGCGCGCCGCGGCCACCCGCCCGGCGGAACCGGCCCTGTTGTACGTCGACGAGACCCACGAACCCAGCCCGGTGACCTGGTCCGAGCTACGCCGCCAGGTCGGCTCGCTGGCGGCCGAGCTGCGCGCCCTCGGCGTGCGCCCCGGCGACCGGGTCAGCGGCTACCTCCCGAACGTCCCGCAGGCCGTCGTGGCTCTCCTCGCCACGGCCGCCGTGGGCGGCGTCTGGACCTCCTGCGCCCCCGACTTCGGCGCCCGCAGCGTCCTGGACCGCTTCCAGCAGGTCGAACCCGTCGTCCTGTTCACCGTCGACGGCTACCGCTACGGAGGCAAGGAGCACGACCGCCGTGACGTCGTCGCCGAACTCCGAGCCGGACTGCCCACCCTGCGCGCCGTGATCCACATCCCCCTCCTGCGCACCGAACCGCCCCAGGGAGCCCTGGACTGGTCGGCCCTGACGGCCGCGGACGAGGAACCCGTCTTCGAACCGGTCCCCTTCGACCATCCCCTCTGGGTGCTCTACTCCTCCGGCACGACCGGCCTGCCCAAGGCCATCGTCCACTCCCAGGGCGGCATCCTGGTCGAACACCTCAAGCAGCTCGGCCTGCACTGCGACCTGGGCCCCGAGGATCGTTTCTTCTGGTACACCTCGACCGGCTGGATGATGTGGAACTTCCTCGTCTCCGGTCTCCTGACCGGCACGACGATCGTCCTCTACGACGGCAGCCCCGGTTACCCCGACACGGGCGCCCAGTGGCGCATCGCCGAACGCACGGGCGCCACCCTCTACGGCACCTCGGCGGCGTACGTCATGGCCTGCCGCAAGGCGGAGGTCCACCCGGCCCGCGCATTCGATCTCTCCCGCGTCCAATGCGTCGCCACCACGGGCTCGCCGCTCCCGCCCGACGGCTTCCGCTGGCTGCACGACGAGGTCCGCGACGACCTGTGGATCGCCTCCGTCAGCGGCGGCACGGACGTGTGTTCCTGCTTCGCCGGGGCGGTCCCGACGCTCCCGGTCCATACAGGCGAACTCCAGGCCCCCTGCCTGGGCACCGACCTGCAGTCCTGGGACCCGAACGGTCACCCGGTCATCGACGAGGTCGGTGAGCTCGTCGTCACCAACCCCATGCCGTCGATGCCGGTCCGCTTCTGGAACGACCCCGACGGCAGCCGCTACCACGACAGCTACTTCGACACCTACCCGGGCGTATGGCGGCACGGCGACTGGATCACCGTCACCTCGCGCGGCTCCCTCGTCATCCACGGCCGCTCCGACTCCACGCTCAACCGGCAGGGCGTGCGCATGGGCTCGGCCGACATCTACGAGGTCGTCGAGCGGCTCTCCGAGATCAAGGAATCTCTGGTCATCGGCATCGAACAGGCCGACGGCGGCTACTGGATGCCCCTCTTCGTGCACCTCGCGCCCGGGGCTGTCCTCGACGAGGCACTGCTGGGCCTCATCAAACAGTCCATCCGCGAACACCTCTCGCCACGCCACGTCCCCGACGAGGTCATCGAGGTACCCGGAATCCCGCACACCCTCACCGGAAAACGCATCGAGGTCCCGGTCAAACGCCTCCTCCAGGGCACCCCACTGGAAAAGGCCGTCAACCCGGGTTCCGTCGACAACCTGGAGCTCCTGCACTTCTACGAAGACCTCGCCCGCAAGCGAGTCTGA
- a CDS encoding aminotransferase class I/II-fold pyridoxal phosphate-dependent enzyme, giving the protein MATQYGISGTTAKGIAGSVERGVAEGVLRPGAALPPVRRLADELGVSAGTVATAYKELRGRGIVVTRGRGGTVVAPVPAVASRRPPRVPSGLRDLAGGHPDPALLPALVPPSRLSPGARSHRSTPRLERLEEAVRAWLRPDGVPVDHVTFAHGALDLIGRLLSVELRPGDAVAMEDPGYHHLLDLVTALGLRIVPVAVDDEGVRPEALRAALGAGARALVCSPRAQNPYGGCFSETRRDALVGVLRDGPDLLVVENDHASVIANAPLWTLASGGLLRWVHVRTVSKFLGTDLRWAAAACDATTLARHDGRLLLTSGWVSHLLQETVYGLLTDDDTRALVQRARQTYALRRDVLLRELVARGIDGHGVSGMNLWVPVRDESAVVNGLRSHGWWVAAGARFRSASGPGVRISVAELEPADAVRLASDFASVLGESEATYGG; this is encoded by the coding sequence GTGGCAACACAATATGGGATCAGCGGTACGACGGCCAAGGGGATTGCCGGGTCCGTCGAACGGGGCGTGGCCGAGGGCGTGTTGCGGCCAGGGGCCGCGCTGCCCCCGGTGCGACGGCTCGCGGACGAACTCGGGGTGAGTGCGGGTACGGTCGCGACGGCCTACAAGGAGTTGCGAGGGCGGGGCATCGTGGTCACGCGCGGGCGGGGCGGCACTGTCGTGGCCCCGGTCCCCGCCGTGGCGTCCCGCAGGCCGCCCAGGGTTCCGAGCGGGCTGCGGGACCTGGCCGGCGGCCATCCCGATCCCGCGCTGCTGCCCGCTCTGGTGCCGCCTTCACGCCTGTCTCCCGGCGCCCGTTCCCATCGTTCGACGCCGAGGTTGGAACGGTTGGAGGAGGCCGTACGCGCATGGTTGCGCCCCGACGGCGTACCGGTGGATCACGTGACGTTCGCGCACGGGGCGCTGGATCTGATCGGACGGCTGCTGTCGGTGGAGCTGCGGCCCGGTGACGCGGTCGCCATGGAGGATCCCGGCTATCACCATCTGCTGGACCTGGTCACCGCGCTGGGCCTGCGCATCGTGCCGGTGGCCGTCGACGACGAGGGTGTGCGGCCCGAGGCGCTTCGAGCGGCCCTGGGGGCGGGGGCACGCGCGCTGGTGTGCAGTCCGCGCGCGCAGAACCCTTATGGGGGCTGTTTTTCCGAGACGCGCAGGGACGCGCTCGTCGGCGTGCTGCGGGACGGGCCGGATCTGCTGGTCGTCGAGAACGACCATGCCTCCGTGATCGCGAACGCGCCCTTGTGGACCCTCGCCTCAGGAGGGCTGCTGCGCTGGGTGCATGTGCGGACGGTGAGCAAGTTCCTGGGCACGGATCTGCGGTGGGCCGCCGCGGCCTGCGACGCGACCACGCTGGCTCGCCACGACGGTCGGCTGCTGCTGACGTCGGGCTGGGTCAGTCATCTCCTGCAGGAGACGGTGTACGGGTTGCTGACCGACGACGACACGCGCGCGTTGGTGCAGCGTGCGCGGCAGACGTACGCGCTGCGCAGGGATGTGCTGCTCCGGGAACTCGTAGCCCGGGGCATCGACGGCCACGGTGTGAGTGGGATGAACCTGTGGGTGCCGGTGCGGGACGAGTCGGCCGTGGTGAACGGGCTGCGGTCGCACGGTTGGTGGGTCGCGGCGGGAGCCCGGTTCCGGTCGGCGTCCGGTCCCGGGGTGCGGATCTCCGTCGCCGAGCTGGAGCCGGCCGACGCGGTGCGGTTGGCCTCGGACTTCGCTTCCGTGCTCGGCGAGTCCGAGGCCACCTACGGCGGCTGA
- a CDS encoding MFS transporter — translation MLTVALVDRIGSGLWASVSVLYFTYVCGLSLGEVGTLVAVAGAVGIAGAPLGGRLADRFPLTRVLIAVQLLRALASFALLTTDRYALLVTCCALGSLGDRAANVLTKLYATRAAGPDRVRYQAIHRTVANVGWALGGLAAAAALAVGDTAAYQWLLVGDALSFAASALLTLRCGEPSSRTRTVITAKDSRPTVRPVSPWRDRTYLAYVATDTVLFLDDAVFKVGLPLWIGHATTAPHGLAPLLLVLNNVLVVALQVPLARFGATTTAARALLIPLSAAFALGGVAMTAATTGGPLTAPLLLTAAAVFFTLAEMLHATISWELSVALAPDTAQGAYLGVHGLAQSAQRSLGPLAVTTAIAVGPLGWLTFGGGIAVTCMFQHHLVRDRLKQGPLSVPSITVSEH, via the coding sequence ATGCTGACCGTCGCCCTCGTCGACCGCATCGGAAGCGGTCTGTGGGCATCGGTCAGCGTCCTGTACTTCACCTACGTCTGCGGCCTCTCCCTTGGCGAGGTCGGCACCCTCGTCGCCGTCGCCGGAGCCGTCGGGATAGCAGGCGCGCCGCTCGGCGGCCGACTTGCGGACCGCTTCCCGCTCACCCGCGTACTCATCGCGGTCCAACTGCTGCGGGCCCTGGCCTCCTTCGCCCTCCTCACCACGGACCGATACGCCCTCCTGGTCACCTGCTGCGCCCTCGGCAGCCTGGGTGACAGAGCCGCCAACGTCCTCACCAAGCTCTACGCCACCCGCGCCGCCGGCCCGGATCGCGTTCGGTACCAGGCGATCCACCGCACCGTCGCGAACGTGGGCTGGGCGCTCGGCGGCCTGGCCGCAGCGGCGGCCCTCGCCGTCGGCGACACCGCCGCATACCAGTGGCTCCTCGTCGGCGACGCCCTGTCCTTCGCCGCCTCCGCCCTGCTCACCCTCCGCTGCGGTGAACCGTCCTCCCGAACCCGCACCGTGATCACGGCCAAGGACTCCAGGCCCACCGTCAGACCGGTCAGCCCATGGCGCGACCGCACCTACCTCGCCTACGTGGCCACCGACACCGTCCTCTTCCTCGACGACGCGGTATTCAAAGTCGGCCTACCCCTGTGGATCGGCCACGCGACCACTGCACCGCACGGCCTCGCACCCCTCCTGCTCGTGCTGAACAACGTCCTGGTCGTGGCACTTCAGGTCCCGCTGGCCCGGTTCGGCGCGACCACGACCGCAGCCCGCGCCCTCCTGATCCCGCTCTCGGCGGCCTTCGCCCTGGGCGGCGTCGCGATGACGGCAGCGACGACCGGCGGACCTCTCACCGCCCCCCTGCTCCTCACCGCGGCGGCCGTGTTCTTCACCCTCGCCGAGATGCTGCACGCCACGATCTCGTGGGAACTCTCCGTCGCCCTGGCCCCCGACACCGCCCAGGGCGCCTACCTCGGCGTCCACGGCCTGGCCCAGTCCGCCCAGCGCAGCCTCGGACCACTCGCCGTCACCACCGCGATCGCCGTCGGCCCTCTCGGCTGGCTCACCTTCGGCGGCGGAATCGCCGTGACCTGCATGTTTCAACACCACCTGGTCCGCGACCGACTCAAGCAAGGCCCGTTGTCAGTGCCGTCGATTACTGTGAGTGAGCATTGA
- the ptsP gene encoding phosphoenolpyruvate--protein phosphotransferase, which produces METTLRGVGVSHGVAIGEVRHMGTAVLEPPAKQIPAEEAEREQGRARKAVEAVAADLMARGNLAGGEAQAVLEAQAMMAQDPELMVDVDRRITVGSTAERAVYDAFAAYRELLAGAGEYLAGRVADLDDVRNRIVARLLGVPMPGVPDSDEPYVLVARDLAPADTALLDPTLVLGFVTEEGGPTSHSAILARALGVPAVVALPGAGELAEGTVIAVDGSTGDIFVNPSDAKKAELQAAAAERKAALAASTGPGATADGHKVPLLANVGGPADVAAAVEAGAEGVGLFRTEFLFLDDSKNAPSEEKQVEAYRQVLEAFPEGRVVVRVLDAGADKPLDFLTPADEPNPALGVRGLRTLLDHPDVLRTQLTALAKAAEGLPVYLEVMAPMVADRTDAKAFADACRAAGLRAKFGAMVEIPSAALRARSILQEVEFLSLGTNDLAQYTFAADRQVGAVSRLQDPWQPALLDLVALSAEAASAEGKSCGVCGEAAADPLLACVLTGLGVTSLSMGSASIPYVRASLAKYTLAQCERAAAAARAADTAEEARGAAQAVLSGE; this is translated from the coding sequence ATGGAGACAACGCTGCGAGGCGTCGGCGTGAGTCACGGTGTGGCGATCGGCGAGGTTCGGCACATGGGAACGGCGGTGCTCGAACCGCCTGCCAAGCAGATCCCTGCGGAGGAGGCGGAGCGCGAACAGGGGCGCGCCCGCAAGGCCGTCGAAGCTGTGGCGGCCGATCTGATGGCGCGCGGCAACCTGGCGGGGGGCGAAGCCCAGGCAGTGCTCGAAGCTCAGGCCATGATGGCTCAGGACCCCGAGCTGATGGTCGACGTGGACCGGCGGATCACCGTCGGCAGCACGGCCGAGCGTGCCGTCTACGACGCTTTCGCCGCCTATCGCGAGTTGCTGGCAGGAGCCGGTGAGTACCTCGCCGGGCGTGTGGCCGACCTCGACGATGTGCGGAATCGTATCGTCGCCCGTCTGCTGGGTGTCCCGATGCCGGGTGTCCCGGACAGTGACGAGCCGTACGTACTCGTCGCCCGGGACCTGGCGCCCGCCGACACCGCCCTGCTGGACCCGACGCTGGTACTCGGTTTCGTGACCGAGGAGGGCGGGCCGACGAGTCATAGTGCGATCCTCGCCCGCGCCCTCGGCGTGCCGGCCGTCGTGGCCCTGCCGGGTGCCGGTGAGCTCGCCGAAGGAACGGTGATCGCCGTCGACGGCAGCACCGGCGACATCTTCGTGAACCCGAGCGACGCGAAGAAGGCTGAGCTCCAGGCTGCGGCGGCCGAGCGCAAGGCGGCGCTGGCCGCCTCGACAGGGCCGGGTGCCACCGCCGACGGTCACAAGGTGCCGCTGCTGGCGAACGTCGGCGGGCCGGCCGATGTGGCGGCTGCCGTCGAGGCCGGTGCGGAAGGTGTCGGGCTCTTCCGTACCGAATTCCTCTTCCTCGACGACAGCAAGAACGCGCCGTCCGAGGAGAAGCAGGTCGAGGCCTACCGGCAGGTGCTCGAGGCGTTCCCCGAGGGGCGAGTCGTCGTACGTGTGCTGGATGCGGGGGCGGACAAGCCGCTGGACTTCCTGACGCCGGCCGACGAGCCCAACCCGGCGCTGGGCGTGCGGGGGCTCCGGACGCTGCTGGATCATCCCGACGTCCTGCGGACTCAGCTGACGGCGCTGGCGAAGGCTGCCGAAGGGCTTCCGGTCTACCTCGAGGTGATGGCGCCGATGGTGGCGGACCGCACCGACGCGAAGGCGTTCGCCGACGCGTGCCGTGCGGCGGGACTGCGGGCGAAGTTCGGTGCGATGGTGGAGATTCCGTCGGCCGCTCTGCGGGCTCGTTCGATCCTGCAGGAGGTGGAGTTCCTGTCGCTGGGTACGAACGATCTCGCGCAGTACACCTTCGCCGCCGACCGGCAGGTGGGTGCGGTGTCCCGGCTGCAGGACCCATGGCAGCCCGCTCTGCTCGACCTCGTAGCCCTGTCGGCCGAGGCGGCCTCGGCCGAGGGCAAGAGCTGCGGTGTGTGCGGCGAGGCGGCGGCCGATCCACTGCTGGCGTGCGTGCTGACGGGTCTGGGGGTCACCTCTCTTTCCATGGGCTCGGCATCGATTCCCTATGTGCGGGCCTCGCTGGCGAAGTACACGCTGGCGCAGTGCGAGCGTGCCGCTGCTGCGGCACGTGCGGCGGACACCGCCGAGGAGGCGCGTGGCGCGGCGCAGGCCGTGTTGTCCGGCGAGTAG
- a CDS encoding PTS sugar transporter subunit IIA, whose protein sequence is MTTVTSPLAGRAIGLAGVPDPVFSGAMVGPGTAIDPVREPSEAVAPVDGVIVSLHPHAFVVVDAAGRGVLTHLGIDTVQLNGEGFEVLVNKGDTVTRGQSIVRWNPVAVEQAGKSPVCPIVALEASAESLGDLREDGDVKAGDALFSWQ, encoded by the coding sequence ATGACCACCGTGACGTCCCCTCTTGCAGGACGCGCCATCGGACTGGCCGGCGTACCGGATCCGGTCTTCTCCGGAGCCATGGTTGGCCCGGGCACGGCGATCGACCCGGTGCGCGAGCCTTCCGAGGCCGTCGCACCCGTGGACGGCGTCATCGTCTCCCTCCACCCACATGCCTTCGTCGTGGTCGACGCCGCAGGACGCGGGGTGCTCACGCATCTCGGGATCGACACCGTGCAGCTCAATGGCGAGGGCTTTGAGGTGCTCGTGAACAAGGGCGACACGGTCACGCGCGGGCAGAGCATCGTGCGGTGGAACCCTGTCGCCGTGGAACAGGCCGGCAAGTCCCCGGTCTGCCCGATCGTCGCCCTGGAGGCCTCAGCCGAGTCGCTCGGCGACCTCCGTGAAGACGGCGATGTGAAAGCCGGCGACGCTCTCTTTTCCTGGCAGTAG
- a CDS encoding CDP-alcohol phosphatidyltransferase family protein, with protein MEVQETRVQTNRVLTIPNILSMARLVGVPVFLWLILRPEFGGPQSDGWALLVLAFSGVSDYLDGKLARRWNQISSLGRLLDPAADRLYILSTLVGLTWRDILPLWLTAVLLARELVLLVMVGILRRHGYPPPQVNFLGKAATFNLMYAFPLLLLSDGSGWLASLAAIFGWAFAGWGTTLYWWAGVLYVVQVRRLVRADALAD; from the coding sequence GTGGAGGTCCAGGAGACCCGTGTCCAGACAAACCGGGTGCTCACCATCCCGAACATCCTCAGCATGGCGCGTCTCGTCGGCGTGCCCGTGTTCCTGTGGCTGATCCTCCGACCTGAGTTCGGAGGCCCGCAGAGCGACGGCTGGGCCCTTCTCGTGCTGGCTTTCAGTGGGGTCAGTGACTATCTGGACGGCAAGCTCGCGCGGCGCTGGAACCAGATCAGCAGCCTCGGCCGGCTCCTCGACCCCGCTGCGGACCGGCTCTACATTCTCTCGACTTTGGTCGGTCTCACCTGGCGGGACATTCTTCCTCTCTGGTTGACAGCTGTACTTCTTGCGCGCGAGCTGGTTCTGCTGGTGATGGTGGGCATCCTCAGACGTCACGGGTATCCCCCGCCGCAGGTGAACTTCCTGGGGAAGGCGGCCACCTTCAACCTCATGTACGCCTTCCCGCTGCTTCTGCTCAGTGACGGAAGTGGATGGCTGGCGTCACTCGCTGCTATTTTCGGATGGGCGTTCGCCGGATGGGGTACAACGCTCTACTGGTGGGCAGGAGTCCTCTACGTGGTTCAGGTCCGCCGCCTCGTTCGTGCGGACGCCCTGGCCGACTGA
- a CDS encoding mannose-1-phosphate guanyltransferase — MKAVVMAGGEGTRLRPMTSSMPKPLLPVANRPIMEHVLRLLKRHGLNETVVTVQFLASLVKNYFGDGEELGMELSYANEEKPLGTAGSVKNAEEALKDDAFLVISGDALTDFDLTELINFHKEKGALVTVCLTRVPNPLEFGITIVDEEGKVERFLEKPTWGQVFSDTVNTGIYVMEPEVFDYVEADVPVDWSGDVFPQLMKEGKPVYGFIAEGYWEDVGTHESYVKAQADVLEGKVDVELDGFEISPGVWVAEGAEVHPDAVLRGPLYIGDYAKVEAGAEIREHTVVGSNVVVKSGAFLHKAVVHDNVYVGQHSNLRGCVVGKNTDIMRAARIEDGAVIGDECLIGEESIVQGNVRVYPFKTIEAGAFVNTSVIWESRGQAHLFGARGVSGILNVEITPELAVRLAGAYATTLKKGSTVTTARDHSRGARALKRAVISALQASAIDVRDLENVPLPVARQQTARGSAGGIMIRTSPGVPDSVDIMFFDGQGADLSQGSQRKLDRVFARQEYRRAFPGEIGDLYFPASVFDSYTGSLLRNVDTTGITESGLKVVVDASNGSAGLVLPSLLGKLGVDSLTINPGLNEARPTETGDQRRSGLVRLGEIVASSRAAFGVRFDPVGERLSLVDEKGRIIEDDRALLVLLDLVAAERRSGRVALPVTTTRIAEQVAAYHGTQVEWTTTSPDDLTRVGQDETTIFGGDGKGGFIVPEFSSVFDGTAAFVRLIGLVARTQLTLSQIDARIPRAHVLKRDLATPWAVKGLVMRRVVEAAGDRFVDTTDGVRVVETDGRWVMVLPDPAEAVTHLWAEGPDDASAQALLDEWSSVVDSAGR; from the coding sequence ATGAAGGCCGTCGTGATGGCCGGAGGCGAAGGCACACGCCTTCGCCCTATGACCTCAAGCATGCCCAAGCCGCTCCTGCCGGTGGCCAACCGGCCGATCATGGAGCACGTTCTGAGGCTGCTCAAAAGGCATGGGCTCAACGAGACCGTCGTAACAGTCCAGTTCCTGGCGTCTCTGGTCAAGAACTACTTCGGTGACGGCGAGGAGCTCGGAATGGAGCTCAGCTATGCCAACGAGGAGAAGCCACTCGGTACCGCCGGAAGCGTCAAGAACGCAGAGGAGGCGTTGAAGGACGACGCCTTCCTCGTCATCTCCGGCGATGCCCTCACGGACTTCGACCTCACCGAGCTGATCAACTTCCACAAGGAAAAGGGTGCGCTCGTCACCGTCTGTCTGACGCGTGTGCCCAATCCGCTGGAATTCGGCATCACCATTGTCGACGAAGAAGGCAAGGTCGAGCGTTTCCTGGAGAAACCGACATGGGGCCAGGTCTTCTCGGACACCGTGAACACGGGTATCTACGTCATGGAGCCCGAAGTCTTCGACTACGTCGAGGCCGATGTTCCCGTCGACTGGTCCGGTGATGTCTTCCCGCAGCTGATGAAGGAAGGCAAGCCGGTCTACGGCTTTATCGCCGAGGGCTACTGGGAGGACGTCGGCACACACGAGAGCTACGTGAAGGCCCAGGCCGACGTGCTTGAGGGCAAGGTGGACGTCGAGCTCGACGGGTTCGAGATCTCGCCCGGCGTGTGGGTGGCCGAGGGCGCCGAAGTACACCCCGACGCCGTACTCCGGGGGCCCCTGTACATCGGGGACTACGCGAAGGTCGAAGCCGGCGCCGAAATCCGCGAGCACACGGTCGTCGGATCCAACGTCGTCGTGAAGAGCGGGGCGTTCCTGCACAAGGCCGTCGTGCACGACAACGTGTACGTCGGGCAGCACAGTAATCTGCGAGGCTGTGTCGTCGGGAAAAACACCGACATCATGCGGGCGGCCCGGATCGAGGACGGCGCCGTCATCGGCGACGAATGCCTGATCGGTGAAGAATCGATCGTGCAGGGCAATGTGCGGGTCTATCCCTTCAAGACCATCGAAGCCGGTGCGTTCGTCAACACATCGGTGATCTGGGAGTCGCGGGGGCAGGCGCACCTCTTCGGCGCCCGCGGGGTTTCCGGAATCCTGAACGTCGAGATCACGCCCGAGCTGGCCGTGCGTCTCGCCGGGGCCTACGCCACGACCCTCAAGAAGGGATCGACGGTCACCACGGCCCGGGACCACTCCCGTGGCGCCCGTGCGCTGAAGCGGGCGGTCATCTCCGCGCTCCAGGCCAGCGCCATCGACGTACGCGACCTGGAGAACGTACCGCTGCCCGTGGCGCGGCAGCAGACCGCGCGGGGGAGTGCCGGCGGGATCATGATCCGGACCTCGCCCGGGGTTCCGGACTCCGTGGACATCATGTTCTTCGACGGGCAGGGCGCCGACCTGTCGCAGGGCAGTCAGCGGAAGCTGGACCGGGTGTTCGCGCGGCAGGAGTACCGGCGGGCGTTCCCCGGGGAGATCGGGGACCTGTACTTCCCGGCCAGCGTCTTCGACTCGTACACCGGGTCGCTGCTACGGAACGTGGACACGACCGGGATCACCGAATCCGGGCTCAAGGTCGTCGTGGACGCCTCGAACGGCAGCGCCGGGCTGGTGCTGCCGAGCCTGCTGGGGAAGCTCGGGGTGGACTCGCTGACCATCAACCCCGGCCTGAACGAGGCCAGACCGACGGAGACGGGCGACCAGCGGCGCTCCGGGCTCGTGCGGCTCGGGGAGATCGTGGCCTCGTCGCGGGCCGCGTTCGGCGTGCGGTTCGACCCGGTGGGTGAGCGGCTCTCCCTCGTTGACGAGAAGGGCCGCATCATCGAGGACGACCGTGCGCTCCTCGTGCTGCTCGACCTGGTGGCCGCCGAGCGGCGCAGCGGGCGGGTGGCCCTGCCGGTCACCACCACGAGGATCGCCGAGCAGGTGGCGGCGTATCACGGGACGCAGGTCGAGTGGACGACGACGTCGCCCGACGACCTCACGCGGGTCGGGCAGGACGAGACGACCATCTTCGGCGGAGACGGCAAGGGCGGCTTCATCGTCCCGGAGTTCAGCAGCGTCTTCGACGGTACGGCGGCTTTCGTGCGGCTGATCGGGCTGGTGGCGCGGACACAGCTCACCCTCAGCCAGATCGATGCGCGGATCCCGCGGGCGCACGTCCTGAAGCGGGATCTGGCGACCCCGTGGGCCGTCAAGGGTCTGGTGATGCGGCGGGTTGTCGAAGCGGCCGGAGATCGCTTCGTGGACACCACCGATGGTGTACGGGTGGTGGAGACGGACGGGCGTTGGGTGATGGTGCTGCCCGACCCGGCCGAGGCCGTCACCCATCTGTGGGCGGAGGGTCCGGACGACGCGTCTGCGCAGGCCCTGCTCGACGAGTGGTCGTCGGTCGTGGACAGCGCCGGACGCTGA
- a CDS encoding DUF881 domain-containing protein, with the protein MSLLTNVMDHSLDDGYAEAAARKRAEGAGGLPKTVRAKLGLAAGLVLAALVVTVGAAQARVAAPVVAKERDELIDRIDRETKAADKLESTVDKLRDDVSARQQKALKQSGGSDRADLVGILSGAVEVHGPGVRLVVDDAKEATTGGDGDPRETSGFSDTGRVRDRDMQRVVNGLWASGAEAVSINGQRLTALSAIRAAGEAILVDNKPLVPPYTVLAVGDGKNLSTRFQNSADGLYLNALQENYGIRTAISVANDIRLPAAPSVIVRTAQPRTEKDAS; encoded by the coding sequence ATGTCGCTGCTCACCAACGTCATGGACCACAGCCTCGACGACGGGTATGCCGAGGCCGCCGCCCGTAAGCGGGCCGAAGGCGCGGGCGGCCTGCCCAAGACGGTGCGGGCGAAGCTCGGTCTCGCCGCGGGGCTGGTGCTCGCGGCCCTCGTGGTCACCGTCGGGGCGGCGCAGGCGCGGGTCGCGGCTCCGGTCGTCGCCAAGGAGCGCGACGAACTGATCGATCGCATCGACCGCGAGACCAAGGCTGCCGACAAGCTCGAGAGCACCGTCGACAAGCTGCGCGACGACGTGAGCGCCCGGCAGCAGAAGGCGCTCAAGCAGAGCGGGGGCAGTGACCGGGCGGACTTGGTGGGCATCCTGTCGGGCGCCGTCGAGGTGCACGGTCCGGGCGTCAGGCTGGTCGTGGACGACGCCAAGGAGGCCACCACGGGCGGTGACGGTGACCCGCGCGAGACCTCCGGTTTCTCCGACACCGGGCGGGTCCGGGACCGTGACATGCAGCGTGTGGTGAACGGGCTGTGGGCGTCGGGCGCCGAGGCCGTCTCCATCAACGGACAGCGGCTGACGGCGCTGTCGGCGATCAGGGCCGCGGGGGAGGCGATACTGGTCGACAACAAGCCGCTGGTGCCGCCGTACACGGTGCTCGCTGTGGGGGACGGGAAAAATCTCAGTACCCGGTTCCAGAACAGCGCCGACGGGCTGTATCTCAACGCCCTGCAGGAGAACTACGGCATCCGGACGGCCATCTCTGTGGCGAACGACATCCGGCTGCCCGCCGCACCAAGTGTGATCGTACGTACAGCACAGCCGAGAACTGAGAAGGACGCATCGTGA